From the Lathyrus oleraceus cultivar Zhongwan6 chromosome 4, CAAS_Psat_ZW6_1.0, whole genome shotgun sequence genome, one window contains:
- the LOC127135899 gene encoding uncharacterized protein LOC127135899 — MHNKGEELTWGAFRQKFLDKYFLGSCRAEKEVQFLRLHHSNMSVIEYVAKFESLAKYSRFFNNVVDEDYKCEPFESLLCYDIKEVVASYETRQYKALVEKCKKVENLKHSRPSRDFVGGPRGTREITTHRTRADNKGLIHDHKEMEEGHKSFDCPTKKIYCYICQKPDHLTNNFPDRNKNNPKNNNNNNQVGRPTAQGRVYHIGGEGEKDHSELINGEREIYGKVFPILFDSRDTHSFISWESVNSLQLPVTHLPFNLVVMISSSEHVTLSEACLQCPLTILNMKFKVDLICITLKHLGVILGMDWLTNNYILLDCARRSVILPDLGVTRFLEANRLKFSLHEDVQKYVFLNSISMSPEVDVIVIPVVRDFSEVFPADVPGLPQICDVEFSIDITHGT, encoded by the exons ATGCATAACAAAGGAGAAGAACTGACATGGGGAGCTTTCAGACAGAAGTTCTTAGACAAATACTTTCTAGGAAGTTGTAGAGCAGAGAAAGAAGTTCAATTCCTCAGGTTGCATCATAGTAACATGAGTGTCATTGAGTATGTTGCGAAGTTTGAATCCTTAGCAAAGTACTCCCGTTTCTTCAACAATGTGGTTGATGAAGACTATAAGTGTGAACCGTTTGAGAGCCTTCTTTGCTATGACATCAAAGAGGTTGTTGCCTCATATGAGACCCGACAATATAAAGCTTTGGTGGAGAAGTGTAAGAAGGTGGAGAACCTTAAGCATAGTCGTCCAAGCAGGGATTTTGTAGGGGGACCTCGAGGCACCAGGGAAATAACTACTCACCGAACAAGGGCAGACAACAAGGGCCTTATCCACGACCACAAGGAAATG GAGGAGGGACACAAATCATTTGATTGCCCAACCAAGAAAATATATTGCTACATATGTCAGAAGCCAGACCATCTTACTAATAATTTCCCAGATAGAAACAAGAATAATCCCAagaacaacaataacaacaaccaAGTTGGACGTCCGACGGCTCAAGGACGTGTGTACCACATTGGCGGAGAAGGGGAGAAAGACCATTCAGAGCTGATAAATGGTGAGCGTGAAATTTATGGCAAAGTTTTTCCAATATTATTTGATTCTAGAGATACTCATTCTTTTATCTCTTGGGAGAGTGTGAATTCCTTACAACTTCCTGTGACACATTTACCTTTTAATTTGGTGGTCATGATATCATCCTCCGAACATGTGACTCTTAGTGAGGCTTGCCTACAATGTCCATTGACTATCTTGAACATGAAGTTCAAGGTCGATCTGATTTGTATTACTCTTAAGCATCTTGGAGTTATTCTTGGAATGGACTGGTTGACCAATAATTATATTCTTTTAGATTGTGCTCGCAGGTCAGTAATATTGCCAGACTTAGGTGTCACTCGGTTCCTCGAAGCTAATCGATTGAAGTTTTCCTTGCATGAAGATGTTCAGAAGTATGTGTTTTTAAATTCTATCAGCATGAGCCCAGAAGTCGATGTTATTGTCATTCCAGTGGTGAGAGACTTCTCAGAGGTGTTTCCAGCAGATGTACCAGGTTTACCACAAATTTGTGACGTTGAATTCTCTATTGATATCACTCATGGAACATGA